Proteins from a single region of Hermetia illucens chromosome 3, iHerIll2.2.curated.20191125, whole genome shotgun sequence:
- the LOC119652374 gene encoding probable salivary secreted peptide: MKHLPIVVLAILSVFVYNTSARNFTWGNPSPFDSILDRAIVIKKSKWNRVVTEHCYYPKEGLYNSWTITGIRVTDQYTNGKGGLAILLWGGPGYKKAKILLKSRMGHGFHFIIEIYGYRDFE; this comes from the exons ATGAAACACTTACCAATTGTGGTATTAGCGATTTTGTCCGTCTTCGTCTACAACACTTCAGCCCGCAATTTTACGTGGGGTAATCCAAGCCCATTTGATTCTATCCTGGATCGGGCTATAGTTATCAAAAAGTCAAAATGGAATCGGGTCGTTACTGAGCACTGTTACTACCCGAAGGAG GGACTGTACAATTCTTGGACTATCACTGGAATTCGTGTTACTGACCAATACACAAATGGGAAGGGAGGTTTAGCGATTCTGTTGTGGGGCGGACCAGGCTATAAGAAAGCCAAAATTCTCTTGAAATCTCGGATGGGTCATGGCTTTCATTTTATCATAGAAATTTATGGCTACAGAGACTTTGAATGA